The following proteins are encoded in a genomic region of Streptomyces sp. NBC_01723:
- a CDS encoding DUF4230 domain-containing protein — MTTPVKNPTRPVERPARRMPGWAKVLTAVVVVLAVLFAGLRLSVIPGLNDLFGTETKDRSGPALLKSIQDISHYEAASGNFQVVVDLEKDTKFLPDAVRGSRTLYVGAGTVDAYVDLGKVGEDDVTVNDDRTSATLRLPHAALGEPALDPDRSYAVSKQRGLLDRLGDLFSDNPNSEQAVQKLAARHIGEAAKDSELKTRAESNTTAMLQGLLRSLGFKEVRVAYGT, encoded by the coding sequence ATGACGACTCCCGTCAAGAATCCCACGCGTCCCGTCGAGAGGCCCGCGAGGCGCATGCCCGGCTGGGCGAAGGTGCTGACCGCGGTCGTGGTGGTCCTCGCCGTGCTGTTCGCGGGGCTCCGGCTGAGCGTCATACCGGGCCTGAACGACCTGTTCGGCACCGAGACCAAGGACCGCTCGGGCCCCGCGCTGCTCAAGTCCATCCAGGACATCAGCCATTACGAGGCAGCCTCCGGCAACTTCCAGGTCGTCGTGGACCTGGAGAAGGACACCAAGTTCCTGCCCGACGCCGTCCGCGGCTCCCGCACCCTGTACGTCGGGGCGGGCACCGTCGACGCCTACGTCGACCTCGGGAAGGTGGGCGAGGACGACGTGACGGTCAACGACGACCGGACGTCCGCCACGCTGCGGCTGCCGCACGCCGCGCTCGGCGAGCCGGCCCTGGACCCCGACCGCTCGTACGCGGTGTCCAAGCAGCGCGGACTCCTCGACCGCCTCGGCGACCTGTTCTCGGACAACCCGAACAGCGAGCAGGCCGTGCAGAAGCTCGCGGCCCGGCACATCGGCGAGGCCGCCAAGGACAGCGAGCTGAAGACCCGCGCCGAGAGCAACACCACGGCGATGCTCCAGGGTCTGCTGCGCTCCCTCGGCTTCAAGGAGGTGCGGGTGGCCTACGGGACCTGA
- a CDS encoding anti-sigma factor antagonist: MRQESASPTRHLRVRHDRGHTVLEFHGEIDIASAAEITPHLDRETRRPGARVVLDLGGIEFFDCSGLRLLHRARGQVLDGGGQVHLVCAHPLTLRMLRITGLTRLLPPRPTLDEVLGVSLPAARRTGR, encoded by the coding sequence GTGCGGCAGGAATCGGCGTCGCCCACCCGGCATCTGCGCGTGCGCCACGACCGGGGGCACACGGTGCTGGAGTTCCACGGCGAGATCGACATCGCGTCGGCCGCGGAGATCACGCCCCATCTGGACCGGGAGACCCGGCGCCCCGGCGCCCGGGTCGTCCTGGACCTCGGCGGGATCGAGTTCTTCGACTGCTCCGGCCTGCGGCTGCTCCACCGGGCCCGCGGCCAGGTGCTCGACGGAGGCGGACAGGTCCACCTGGTGTGCGCCCACCCGCTGACCCTGCGGATGCTGCGGATCACCGGCCTGACCCGGCTGCTGCCGCCCCGGCCGACACTGGACGAGGTGCTGGGCGTCAGCCTGCCGGCCGCGCGTCGAACAGGGCGCTGA
- a CDS encoding VanZ family protein has translation MARAASGLRFPPRPRAGKAQAKDADQHERRPLPLPLRLLATLCAFVFMVAFAVVLARLTLNPSPASEALTHTNLHPGRSLQAYLDQPALRDAVKQVGGNILLGVPFGVLVPVVAPRTRGLLKVLLLTAVVMLLVEFAQGALVTGRAFDIDDVILNTSGALIGYLLLGRRMSRAVHARKVRKART, from the coding sequence ATGGCTCGTGCCGCCTCAGGGCTGCGTTTTCCGCCTCGCCCCCGCGCCGGCAAGGCGCAGGCGAAGGACGCCGACCAGCACGAACGGCGCCCGCTCCCGCTGCCGCTGCGCCTGCTGGCGACACTGTGCGCGTTCGTCTTCATGGTCGCGTTCGCCGTGGTGCTGGCCCGGCTGACCCTGAACCCCTCCCCCGCGTCCGAGGCGCTGACGCACACCAACCTGCATCCCGGGCGCTCGCTGCAGGCGTACCTGGACCAGCCGGCGCTGCGTGACGCCGTCAAGCAGGTCGGCGGGAACATCCTGCTGGGCGTGCCGTTCGGCGTGCTGGTCCCGGTCGTCGCCCCGCGCACGCGCGGGCTCCTGAAGGTGCTGCTGCTGACCGCGGTGGTGATGCTGCTGGTGGAGTTCGCACAGGGCGCCCTGGTCACCGGGCGGGCCTTCGACATCGACGACGTCATCCTCAACACCAGCGGTGCGCTGATCGGTTACCTGCTGCTGGGTCGGCGGATGAGCCGCGCGGTGCACGCGCGCAAGGTGCGGAAGGCCCGCACGTGA
- a CDS encoding nitroreductase family deazaflavin-dependent oxidoreductase translates to MPLDGEYEPSPTKWVREQVELYESSGGTKGTTLQNTGLPVIVLTTRGAKSGKIRKTPLMRVEQDGTYAVVASLGGAPKHPVWYFNVKSDPHVELQDGPVRRDMTAREVTGVEKAEWWERAVAAYPPYADYQKKTDREIPVFVLEPADGS, encoded by the coding sequence ATGCCTCTGGACGGCGAGTACGAACCCAGCCCGACGAAGTGGGTGCGTGAACAGGTCGAGCTGTACGAGAGCTCGGGCGGCACGAAGGGCACGACCCTGCAGAACACGGGCCTGCCCGTGATCGTGCTGACCACCCGGGGCGCCAAGAGCGGGAAGATCCGCAAGACGCCGCTGATGCGGGTCGAGCAGGACGGCACGTACGCCGTGGTGGCCTCCCTGGGCGGCGCCCCCAAGCACCCGGTCTGGTACTTCAACGTGAAGTCCGATCCCCACGTGGAACTGCAGGACGGCCCGGTGCGGCGCGACATGACGGCCCGTGAGGTCACCGGCGTGGAGAAGGCCGAGTGGTGGGAGCGAGCGGTCGCGGCGTACCCGCCGTACGCCGACTACCAGAAGAAGACGGACCGGGAGATTCCCGTCTTCGTCCTGGAGCCGGCCGACGGAAGCTGA
- a CDS encoding VOC family protein, protein MATVNAGVVVLDCAEPEKLAEFYKGLLGAEETEATANRVEIEGPRGFRMAFRRDVNATPPSWPRPENSLQVHLDFVVAELDEAERAIVGLGGRPVEAKDPAGPHEERGFSDPAGHSFTVRLSTAPTAPKQG, encoded by the coding sequence ATGGCAACGGTCAACGCGGGCGTCGTGGTACTCGACTGCGCCGAGCCCGAGAAGCTCGCCGAGTTCTACAAGGGCCTGCTGGGGGCGGAAGAGACCGAGGCGACCGCCAACCGGGTCGAGATCGAGGGCCCGCGCGGCTTCCGCATGGCCTTCCGGCGGGACGTCAACGCGACCCCGCCGAGCTGGCCCCGTCCCGAGAACTCCCTCCAGGTCCACCTGGACTTCGTGGTGGCGGAGCTGGACGAGGCCGAACGCGCGATCGTGGGGCTCGGCGGACGCCCCGTGGAGGCGAAGGACCCGGCCGGTCCGCACGAGGAGCGCGGCTTCTCCGACCCGGCGGGGCACTCCTTCACCGTGCGCCTGTCCACCGCGCCGACGGCACCCAAGCAGGGCTGA
- a CDS encoding ferredoxin: protein MHIGIDRNTCIGAGQCALTAPEVFTQDDDGYSALRPGREDGGGSALVREAARACPVGAITVSERVG, encoded by the coding sequence ATGCACATCGGTATCGACCGGAACACCTGCATCGGGGCGGGGCAGTGCGCCCTGACCGCCCCGGAGGTCTTCACCCAGGACGACGACGGCTACAGCGCGCTCCGCCCCGGCCGGGAGGACGGGGGCGGCAGCGCCCTGGTGCGGGAGGCCGCCCGCGCGTGCCCCGTCGGCGCCATCACCGTGTCGGAGCGGGTGGGCTGA
- a CDS encoding NADP-dependent oxidoreductase: MNTMRAIGQDVLGGPEVLKEVRPPRPEPRPNEVLVRVRAAGVNPTDWKHRANGGFLGEPPFVLGWDVSGTVEAVGIGVAAFAPGDEVFGMLSYPFGHGSHAEYVTAPARTFTHKPAGIDHVQAGALPLVSLTAWQALVERADVRPGQRVLIHAAAGGVGHVAVQIAKARGAHVIGTASAGKHEFLRSLGADETVDYRETDFTEAVKDVDVVLDTIGGDTSLRSLRVLRPGGVVVSILPVGSDEFFEEAGRLGVRAVRMLVDADRADMEAIAALVEAGKLKATIEKTFPLADAAEAHALGETGRTTGKIVLVVD, translated from the coding sequence ATGAACACCATGCGCGCCATCGGCCAGGACGTCCTCGGCGGCCCCGAGGTCCTGAAGGAGGTACGGCCCCCGCGCCCCGAGCCGCGCCCGAACGAGGTGCTGGTGCGGGTGCGCGCCGCCGGAGTGAACCCGACCGACTGGAAGCACCGGGCGAACGGCGGCTTCCTCGGTGAGCCGCCCTTCGTACTGGGTTGGGACGTCTCGGGCACGGTGGAGGCGGTGGGGATCGGCGTGGCCGCCTTCGCGCCCGGCGACGAGGTCTTCGGCATGCTCTCGTACCCCTTCGGCCACGGCTCCCACGCGGAGTACGTCACCGCTCCCGCACGCACCTTCACGCACAAGCCGGCCGGGATCGACCACGTCCAGGCGGGCGCGCTCCCCCTGGTGTCGCTGACGGCGTGGCAGGCGCTGGTGGAGCGGGCCGACGTCCGGCCGGGACAGCGGGTGCTGATCCACGCGGCGGCCGGCGGTGTGGGCCATGTGGCGGTACAGATCGCCAAGGCCCGGGGCGCCCATGTGATCGGCACCGCCAGCGCGGGCAAGCACGAGTTCCTGCGCTCCCTGGGCGCGGACGAGACCGTGGACTACCGGGAGACGGACTTCACCGAGGCGGTGAAGGACGTGGACGTCGTGCTGGACACGATCGGCGGCGACACGTCCCTGCGCTCGCTGCGCGTACTGCGCCCCGGCGGGGTGGTGGTCTCGATCCTGCCGGTCGGGTCGGACGAGTTCTTCGAGGAGGCCGGGCGGCTCGGCGTGCGCGCGGTGCGGATGCTGGTGGACGCCGACCGGGCGGACATGGAGGCGATCGCGGCCCTGGTCGAGGCCGGGAAGCTGAAGGCCACCATCGAGAAGACGTTCCCGCTGGCCGACGCGGCCGAGGCGCACGCGCTCGGCGAGACCGGCCGCACGACGGGCAAGATCGTTCTCGTTGTCGACTGA
- the otr(A) gene encoding tetracycline resistance ribosomal protection protein Otr(A), with protein MHPTHTLNIGILAHVDAGKTSLTERLLFDHGAVDRLGSVDAGDTRTDDGGIERRRGITIRSAVAAFTVGDTQVNLIDTPGHSDFVAEVERALEVLDGAVLLLSAVEGVQARTRVLLRTLRRLRLPTLVFVNKVDRAGARPEGLLDDVRRLLTPHVAPLTAVTGAGTADARVVARPPDERTAEALAEVDPDILAALVDGPEPTPHDLATALAARTADGSLHPLYHGSALGGQGVSELVEGLVSLVPAAAAPVRAASTAPRGTVFAVRPEPGGGRTAYLRLYDGEVRPRERLAFLRREADGRTIEVSGRVTRLDVVGGGATLTAGNIAALTVPGGLRVGDRLGDLTDRAPQFAAPTLQTLVRARRPEQAAPLRSALLALADQDPLLHARPAASGATALLLYGEVQMEVLAATLAEDFGVEAEFTPGRVRLLERPAGTGEAAEEMPWLDHTRYWATVGLRVEPGPRGSGVVFAHETELGALPRAFHQAVEETVHASLLTGPAGAAVTDCRVTLIRSGFSSPLSTAADFRGLTPIVLRRALRRAGTVLYEPYHAFEAEIPPDALAAVTARLAALGADFTGTTGGDPAWILTGELPARRVREAELRLPGLTHGEAVWSSRPCTDRPLKRRR; from the coding sequence ATGCACCCCACGCACACCCTGAACATCGGCATTCTGGCCCACGTCGACGCCGGTAAGACCAGCCTCACCGAACGGCTGCTCTTCGACCACGGCGCGGTCGACCGGCTCGGCAGCGTCGACGCCGGTGACACCCGTACGGACGACGGCGGCATCGAGCGGCGCCGCGGCATCACCATCCGCTCCGCCGTCGCGGCGTTCACCGTCGGCGACACGCAGGTCAACCTGATCGACACCCCGGGACACTCCGACTTCGTCGCCGAGGTCGAGCGGGCCCTGGAGGTGCTCGACGGCGCGGTGCTGCTGCTCTCCGCCGTGGAGGGGGTGCAGGCGCGGACCCGCGTGCTGCTGCGCACCCTGCGACGGCTGCGGCTGCCCACGCTCGTGTTCGTCAACAAGGTCGACCGGGCCGGGGCGCGGCCCGAGGGCCTGCTCGACGACGTGCGGCGCCTGCTGACTCCGCACGTCGCGCCGCTCACGGCGGTGACGGGCGCGGGCACCGCCGACGCCCGGGTCGTGGCCCGCCCGCCGGACGAGCGGACCGCCGAGGCGCTCGCCGAGGTCGATCCGGACATCCTGGCGGCCCTGGTGGACGGTCCCGAGCCGACGCCGCACGATCTCGCCACGGCCCTCGCCGCCCGCACCGCCGACGGCTCCCTCCACCCGCTGTACCACGGCTCCGCGCTCGGCGGTCAGGGCGTCTCCGAACTGGTCGAGGGCCTGGTCTCACTGGTCCCGGCGGCCGCCGCACCGGTACGGGCCGCCTCCACGGCGCCACGCGGTACGGTCTTCGCCGTGCGCCCGGAGCCCGGCGGCGGACGGACGGCGTACCTGCGCCTTTACGACGGTGAGGTGCGCCCGCGCGAGCGGCTGGCGTTCCTGCGGCGCGAGGCCGACGGCCGGACCATCGAGGTCTCCGGCCGGGTGACCCGCCTCGACGTCGTCGGCGGGGGCGCCACGCTCACCGCCGGGAACATCGCCGCGCTCACCGTGCCGGGCGGCCTGCGCGTCGGCGACCGGCTCGGCGACCTCACCGACCGTGCGCCGCAGTTCGCGGCGCCGACGCTGCAGACCCTGGTCCGGGCGCGGCGCCCGGAGCAGGCGGCGCCGCTGCGCTCCGCGCTGCTCGCGCTGGCCGACCAGGACCCGCTGCTGCACGCCCGCCCGGCGGCGTCCGGCGCGACGGCCCTGCTGCTGTACGGCGAGGTCCAGATGGAGGTGCTGGCGGCGACGCTGGCCGAGGATTTCGGTGTCGAGGCGGAGTTCACGCCCGGCCGGGTGCGGTTGCTGGAGCGACCGGCCGGGACGGGTGAGGCGGCGGAGGAGATGCCGTGGCTCGACCACACCCGGTACTGGGCGACGGTCGGACTGCGGGTCGAGCCGGGTCCGCGCGGCTCGGGCGTGGTGTTCGCCCACGAGACGGAGCTGGGCGCCCTTCCCCGCGCCTTCCACCAGGCGGTGGAGGAGACCGTCCACGCCTCGCTGCTGACCGGGCCGGCCGGGGCGGCGGTCACCGACTGCCGGGTGACGCTGATCCGCTCCGGTTTCAGCTCGCCGCTCAGCACCGCGGCCGACTTCCGCGGGCTGACACCGATCGTGCTGCGCCGCGCCCTGCGCCGGGCGGGAACCGTGCTCTACGAGCCGTACCACGCCTTCGAGGCGGAGATCCCGCCGGACGCGCTGGCCGCCGTGACGGCTCGGCTCGCCGCGCTGGGCGCCGACTTCACCGGCACGACGGGCGGCGACCCCGCCTGGATCCTCACCGGCGAGCTGCCGGCCCGGCGGGTCCGGGAGGCCGAACTGCGACTGCCGGGACTCACCCACGGGGAGGCGGTGTGGTCGTCCCGCCCCTGCACGGACCGCCCGCTGAAGCGGCGGCGCTGA
- a CDS encoding glutathione S-transferase family protein — protein sequence MSGDGGTPGNSGYGRKPFKRSKSHFADRITADGRDGWPVESGRYRLVVSRACPWASRALVSRRLLGLEDALSLAVADPIQDDRSWRFTLDPDGRDPVLGIRYLGEAYDRRETGYPGGVSVPAIVDVPTGALVTNDYQRITLDLATEWTSLHRPGAPDLYPESRRDEIDEVMAGVYEDVNNGVYRAGFATGQEEYEAACAGVFRRLEQLAPRLERQRYLVGDTVTEADIRLFTTLVRFDAVYHGHFKCNRWKLAEHPVLWGYVRDLFQTPGFGDTVDFDHIKRHYYQVHTGINPTAIVPLGPDLAGWLTPHHREELGGRPFGDGTPPGPVRAGEEVPVPGRP from the coding sequence ATGAGCGGTGACGGCGGGACGCCGGGCAACAGCGGGTACGGCAGGAAGCCGTTCAAGCGGTCCAAGAGCCACTTCGCGGACCGGATCACCGCGGACGGCCGCGACGGCTGGCCGGTGGAGTCGGGCCGGTACCGCCTGGTGGTCAGCCGAGCCTGTCCGTGGGCGAGCCGGGCCCTGGTCTCGCGGCGGCTTCTCGGGCTGGAGGACGCCCTGTCGCTGGCGGTCGCCGATCCGATCCAGGACGACCGCAGCTGGCGGTTCACGCTGGACCCGGACGGCCGCGACCCGGTCCTCGGCATCCGCTACCTGGGCGAGGCCTACGACCGGCGGGAGACCGGCTATCCGGGCGGGGTGAGCGTTCCCGCGATCGTGGACGTGCCCACCGGGGCGCTGGTCACCAACGACTACCAGCGGATCACCCTGGACCTCGCCACCGAGTGGACTTCGCTGCACCGGCCGGGCGCACCCGACCTGTATCCCGAGTCGCGGCGCGACGAGATCGACGAGGTGATGGCCGGGGTCTACGAGGACGTCAACAACGGCGTGTACCGGGCGGGCTTCGCGACCGGCCAGGAGGAGTACGAGGCCGCGTGCGCGGGCGTGTTCCGGCGGCTGGAGCAGCTGGCGCCCCGACTGGAGCGGCAGCGCTATCTGGTCGGTGACACCGTCACCGAGGCCGACATCCGGCTGTTCACGACGCTGGTCCGGTTCGACGCCGTCTACCACGGCCACTTCAAGTGCAACCGCTGGAAGCTGGCGGAGCACCCGGTGCTGTGGGGGTACGTCCGCGACCTGTTCCAGACGCCCGGGTTCGGGGACACCGTCGACTTCGACCACATCAAGCGCCACTACTACCAGGTGCACACCGGCATCAATCCGACGGCGATCGTGCCCCTGGGCCCGGACCTCGCCGGCTGGCTCACGCCCCACCACCGGGAGGAGCTGGGCGGGCGGCCGTTCGGTGACGGCACTCCGCCGGGGCCCGTCCGGGCCGGCGAGGAGGTGCCGGTACCGGGCCGGCCCTGA
- a CDS encoding ribose-phosphate diphosphokinase, producing the protein MRDIAVFSGSAHPELAEEVCAQLGVPLSPTRVSRFANDCLEVQLLANCRERDVFLVQPLVKPVQEHLVELLLMCDAARGASAGRITVVMPHYSYARSDKKDAPRISLGGRLVADLLVAAGAGRVLAMTLHSPQVHGFFPVPVDHLHALRELAAHFRQYDLSRTTVVSPDLGNAKEAAAFARMLGAQVAAGAKQRYADDRVSISAVIGDVAGRDVIVLDDEIAKGSTVLELLDRLRESGPRTIRLACTHGLFAAGALGRLSEQPDVLEIVCTNTVPVPVDDHTDKLRILSIAPALAEAVRRIHNGESVSALFDARPAG; encoded by the coding sequence GTGCGAGACATCGCCGTGTTCAGCGGTAGTGCCCATCCCGAGCTGGCCGAGGAGGTCTGCGCACAGCTGGGGGTGCCGCTCAGCCCCACCCGGGTCAGCCGGTTCGCCAACGACTGCCTGGAGGTGCAGCTCCTTGCCAACTGCCGGGAGCGGGACGTCTTCCTGGTCCAGCCGCTGGTCAAGCCGGTCCAGGAGCATCTGGTCGAGCTGCTGCTGATGTGCGACGCGGCCCGCGGCGCGTCGGCCGGCCGCATCACCGTCGTCATGCCGCACTACTCCTACGCCCGATCCGACAAGAAGGACGCCCCGCGCATCTCCCTGGGCGGCCGCCTGGTCGCCGATCTGCTGGTCGCGGCCGGCGCCGGCCGGGTCCTCGCGATGACCCTGCACTCGCCCCAGGTGCACGGCTTCTTCCCGGTCCCGGTCGACCACCTGCACGCGCTGCGGGAACTGGCCGCGCACTTCCGGCAGTACGACCTGTCCCGCACCACCGTCGTCTCGCCGGACCTGGGCAACGCCAAGGAGGCCGCCGCCTTCGCCCGGATGCTCGGCGCCCAGGTGGCGGCCGGCGCCAAGCAGCGGTACGCCGACGACCGGGTCAGCATCAGCGCCGTGATCGGGGACGTCGCCGGGCGTGACGTCATCGTGCTCGACGACGAGATCGCCAAGGGCAGTACGGTGCTGGAACTCCTGGACCGGCTCCGGGAGTCGGGTCCGCGCACCATCCGCCTCGCCTGCACGCACGGGCTGTTCGCGGCCGGTGCGCTGGGGCGGCTCAGCGAGCAGCCGGACGTGCTGGAGATCGTGTGCACCAACACCGTGCCGGTGCCCGTCGACGACCACACGGACAAGCTGCGGATCCTGTCCATCGCCCCGGCACTGGCCGAGGCCGTGCGCCGCATCCACAACGGTGAGTCGGTCAGCGCCCTGTTCGACGCGCGGCCGGCAGGCTGA
- a CDS encoding DUF4235 domain-containing protein, with product MAKVKKKKLPLAYKPVGFALGWVGGTLAGMAFQKTWKLIRHEDDAPDALDRDRGWGEILLAAAIQGAIFAAVRSAVDRTGAKAIERSTGVWPVDKGGRD from the coding sequence ATGGCGAAGGTCAAGAAGAAGAAGCTCCCGCTCGCCTACAAGCCCGTCGGGTTCGCGCTCGGCTGGGTGGGCGGCACGCTGGCCGGGATGGCGTTCCAGAAGACCTGGAAGCTGATCCGGCACGAGGACGACGCGCCCGACGCGCTGGACCGGGACCGCGGCTGGGGCGAGATCCTGCTGGCCGCCGCGATCCAGGGCGCCATCTTCGCGGCGGTGCGCAGCGCCGTGGACCGTACGGGCGCCAAGGCCATCGAGCGCTCGACCGGTGTGTGGCCGGTCGACAAGGGCGGAAGGGACTGA
- a CDS encoding cytochrome P450, which translates to MTDTDTTHPVAFPQDRTCPYHPPAAYDPLRATRPLARVTLFDGRPVWLVTGHTTARRLLADQRLSTDRTRDGFPATSARLTAVRGRSPALLGVDDPEHRAQRRMVIPEFTLKRAAAMRPRIQEIVDERLDAMIAQGRSADLVPAFALPVPSMVICALLGVPYADHDFFEEQSRRLLRGPRPEDTLEARDRLESYLGELVDRKRKEPGEGLLDDLVRQQLSEGALDRDQLIAFAVILLVAGHETTANMISLGTFTLLRNPGRLAELRADPGLLPGAVEELMRVLSIADGLLRTAVEDIEVEGLTIRAGDGVVFATSVINRDETVYPEPDALDWHRPARHHVAFGFGIHQCLGQNLARAELEIALRSLFERLPELRLAAPAEEIPFKPGDTIQGMLELPVAW; encoded by the coding sequence ATGACGGACACGGACACGACGCACCCCGTCGCCTTCCCGCAGGACCGGACCTGTCCCTACCACCCGCCCGCCGCCTACGACCCACTGCGCGCCACCCGCCCGCTGGCCCGCGTCACCCTCTTCGACGGCCGCCCCGTCTGGCTCGTCACCGGACACACCACCGCCCGCCGGCTGCTGGCCGACCAGCGCCTGTCGACCGACCGCACCCGCGACGGCTTCCCCGCCACCTCGGCACGGCTCACCGCGGTACGGGGGCGCAGTCCCGCCCTGCTCGGCGTCGACGACCCGGAACACCGCGCCCAACGCAGGATGGTGATCCCGGAGTTCACCCTCAAGCGCGCCGCCGCCATGCGCCCGCGCATCCAGGAGATCGTCGACGAACGGCTCGACGCGATGATCGCGCAGGGCCGGTCCGCCGACCTGGTGCCGGCCTTCGCGCTGCCGGTGCCCTCGATGGTGATCTGCGCGCTGCTCGGCGTCCCCTACGCCGACCACGACTTCTTCGAGGAGCAGTCCCGCCGGCTGCTGCGCGGCCCCCGGCCCGAAGACACCCTCGAGGCGCGCGACCGACTGGAGTCGTACCTGGGGGAGTTGGTCGACCGCAAGCGGAAGGAGCCCGGCGAGGGTCTGCTGGACGACCTGGTCCGGCAGCAGCTGAGCGAAGGGGCCCTGGACCGTGACCAGTTGATCGCCTTCGCGGTCATCCTACTGGTCGCCGGCCACGAGACCACCGCCAACATGATCTCCCTGGGCACCTTCACGCTCCTGCGGAACCCCGGGCGCCTGGCCGAACTGCGCGCGGATCCCGGGCTCCTGCCCGGCGCCGTCGAGGAACTGATGCGGGTGCTCTCGATCGCGGACGGGCTGCTCCGGACGGCCGTCGAGGACATCGAGGTGGAGGGGCTGACCATCCGGGCCGGAGACGGGGTCGTCTTCGCCACCTCCGTCATCAACCGGGACGAGACGGTCTACCCCGAGCCGGACGCCCTGGACTGGCACCGTCCGGCCCGCCATCACGTCGCCTTCGGGTTCGGCATCCACCAGTGCCTGGGCCAGAACCTGGCCCGCGCCGAACTGGAGATCGCCCTGCGCAGCCTCTTCGAGCGGCTGCCCGAACTGCGCCTGGCCGCCCCGGCGGAGGAGATTCCCTTCAAGCCCGGCGACACGATCCAGGGGATGCTGGAACTCCCCGTGGCCTGGTAG
- a CDS encoding cation diffusion facilitator family transporter: protein MLVALAANLVIAVAKAIGGFLAGSPALLSEAAHSVADSMNEVFLLAALRRSRRPADRKHPFGYGKERFFWSLLAAVGIFVMGGCFSFYQGVEALRSGADEELSGYVAGLVVLGVALLAEGASLLRALYQVRGQGGIATGLRDPALRTVVAEDGTAVLGVTLAMAGMVLHMVTGQVVWEACASLAIGGLLVYVAYRLGREARDQLIGEAADPEASGRICALLEAQPEIDSVEALFTMKTGLDSTLVAARVDLMPGMDSERVEEAAVRIKRSIAHTVPEAGEIFLDVTDRPAREAAESPAATGERGGA from the coding sequence GTGCTGGTCGCCCTCGCGGCCAATCTGGTGATCGCCGTCGCCAAGGCGATCGGCGGATTCCTCGCGGGATCGCCCGCGCTGTTGTCGGAGGCCGCGCACTCGGTGGCGGACAGCATGAACGAGGTCTTCCTCCTCGCCGCCCTGCGCCGCAGCCGCCGCCCCGCCGACCGCAAGCACCCCTTCGGCTACGGCAAGGAACGCTTCTTCTGGTCGCTCCTCGCGGCCGTCGGCATCTTCGTCATGGGCGGCTGCTTCTCCTTCTACCAGGGCGTCGAGGCCCTGCGCAGCGGCGCCGACGAGGAACTGAGCGGTTACGTCGCCGGACTCGTCGTGCTCGGCGTCGCCCTGCTCGCCGAGGGTGCCTCGCTGCTGCGGGCCCTGTACCAGGTCCGGGGCCAGGGCGGCATCGCCACCGGGCTGCGCGACCCGGCCCTGCGCACGGTCGTCGCCGAGGACGGCACCGCGGTGCTCGGGGTGACCCTGGCCATGGCCGGCATGGTCCTGCACATGGTCACCGGCCAGGTGGTCTGGGAGGCCTGCGCCTCGCTCGCGATCGGCGGACTGCTCGTGTACGTCGCCTACCGGCTGGGCCGCGAGGCCCGCGACCAGCTGATCGGCGAGGCCGCCGACCCCGAGGCCAGCGGCCGGATCTGCGCCCTGCTGGAGGCGCAGCCGGAGATCGACAGCGTCGAGGCGCTGTTCACCATGAAGACCGGCCTGGATTCCACCCTGGTGGCCGCGCGCGTCGACCTGATGCCGGGCATGGACAGCGAACGGGTGGAGGAGGCCGCGGTGCGCATCAAGCGCTCCATCGCCCACACCGTTCCCGAGGCGGGGGAGATCTTCCTCGACGTCACCGACCGCCCCGCGCGCGAGGCAGCGGAAAGCCCCGCCGCGACGGGGGAACGCGGCGGGGCCTGA